Proteins encoded together in one Cicer arietinum cultivar CDC Frontier isolate Library 1 chromosome 4, Cicar.CDCFrontier_v2.0, whole genome shotgun sequence window:
- the LOC101502634 gene encoding uncharacterized protein: MREGLRSRTRLGGEVSSEGVVHKRRVRVKNEGLVSGDEGLVAPTSSVEKNGEVECDAKEECVLDLNASASGNVDLAENGNNESCFRDEEGKIEAEVDKKVSEGSVGKAERVLDLNVSTSENVGLAENENNGSCLRDEDGNVEVEADKKGTEGLIRKANCDLDLKLSVSGNAGLAENGNNGRCVRDEDSNVEVEADKKKTKGLTGKAECDLDLNLSVSRNVDLTENVNNESCVRDGNSNTEVEADAKGAEGLIERRVLRSRSKRGDDKISYNGGNDGVFSGSNGENGGFERRIKVKTEYEEVDEDLTDGNKNEKVKVKVGGQGKKLKRKRGRPPKTELKEKDQLVDKPQRKLGRPPKTELKENNQLLDQPLRKRGRRPKTEIKEKDWLVDQSPRKRGRRPKTDQQKHLMTVGHNSKGKASLQEGKEVLTIRDGSRTNAVDNTCSRRSSGKELKEKGSSPLRKSKLRKVLKTEVDGMASPLRSNTLSTHAAKKGGMIEKKKLVRDQIMERLSAAGWTVDRRPRNGRNYIDAVYVGLDKSTHWSITLAYKRLKEHYEAGDGEGKMYKPGFEFIPIPEEDFNLLTRVVTKKRVSKKVKCVSFGGKGGKRVDGVNGKKKKRKPGSGAGMGKPVKGKMKRKRSLPGEGNTNVTLPNRLPVLARDHKRHKTHKKTRCALLVRDAMEEVDSEINGYVPYSGKRTVLAWMIDLGTIPQNGKVHYMQDRSESPLLEGKITGDGILCGCCNKITTISDFEAHAGSKQSDPLKNIYTDEETSLLQCLLDSWNKQDESERNSFHFVDVAGEDPNDDTCGVCGDGGDLICCDSCPSTFHKSCLDTKKFPSGDWHCIYCCCKFCGLVGGSSNQSVANDDFTMPALLTCHLCEEKFHISCIEANGGKTDDIREALSCGNKCQELSERLEMLLGVKHDIEDGFSWSFIRRSDAGFDASQTKPRMIECNSKLAVALSIMNECFMPFIDHRSGTNLFRSILYSCGSNFKRLNYSGFITATLERGDEIICVASIRIHGSQLAEMPFIGTRYMYRRQGMCRRLLNAIERALSSLHVELLVIPAISELRETWTSVFGFEPLDQISKQITKSMNLLVFPHVDLLQKKISRLKIANESLLLTGVSDHKKTHLDESDSSGSDCCKKNEKAISIESDCGHFVNSLNNAPGITSNTIQNSKSPTDVTCQAVCQTVHENLVVDNKSTVNAPDYVDNSCCQEDKERRCLSMPCINTGGSEGNYVGALLEVTENCSNEVKLTIEVVSNNKSAEKFAPSGAENIPTDSQIVFRTRESEKSAESNHNSHNVSDSCELRFKTDFTQPSYTEYVDDCSLHSRPDGDSASVEAGLTTNVLMPLESQNITKDLPVNCENSSSVVNASNAAEAKLCYSKTTDLQTHKNPRDCQSILVSSGICEIIADGVNERNKASKAADADFLPADFEVIPSDKLGSHSRPNCDSASCEAGLTTNDLMPALESQNITKDLPVNCENNSSGVSTHNADESELCYSNTTALQTNTNAGECQSIVVSSGVCEKIVDGANERNIASSEADADFLPVDIEVIPDSQPSSHSRQDGDSASGEAGLTTNVLTHLESQNISPELPVNCENNSSVVSAPNGDEVELCYSKTTDLQTNQNPGDCQSIVSSGVCEKISDGVNKRNIASSTVETEISFQQ, from the exons ATGAGAGAGGGGTTGAGATCTCGGACTCGGTTGGGTGGTGAGGTTTCTAGTGAAGGAGTTGTTCATAAGAGAAGGGTTCGTGTGAAGAATGAGGGTTTAGTTTCAGGTGATGAGGGTTTAGTGGCGCCTACTTCATCGGTCGAGAAGAATGGCGAAGTTGAATGTGATGCGAAAGAAGAATGTGTTTTGGATTTAAACGCGAGTGCGAGTGGAAATGTTGACTTGGCTGAGAATGGGAACAATGAGAGTTGTTTTAGAGATGAGGAGGGTAAGATAGAAGCTGAGGTTGATAAGAAGGTGAGTGAAGGGTCGGTTGGGAAAGCAGAACGTGTCTTGGATTTAAACGTGAGTACAAGTGAAAATGTTGGTTTGGCTGAGAATGAGAACAATGGGAGTTGTTTAAGAGACGAGGATGGTAATGTAGAAGTTGAGGCTGATAAAAAGGGGACTGAAGGGTTGATTCGGAAAGCAAACTGTGACTTGGATTTAAAATTGAGTGTGAGTGGAAATGCTGGCTTGGCTGAGAATGGGAACAATGGGAGATGTGTAAGAGATGAGGATAGTAATGTAGAAGTTGAGGCTGATAAGAAGAAGACTAAAGGGTTGACTGGGAAAGCAGAATGTGACTTGGATTTAAACTTGAGTGTGAGTCGGAATGTTGACTTAACTGAGAATGTGAATAATGAGAGTTGTGTAAGAGATGGGAATAGTAATACAGAGGTAGAAGCTGATGCGAAGGGGGCTGAAGGGTTGATTGAGCGTCGAGTATTGCGCTCAAGGTCTAAGAGGGGCGATGACAAAATATCTTATAATGGAGGGAATGATGGTGTCTTTTCTGGGAGTAATGGAGAAAATGGTGGGTTTGAGAGGAGGATAAAAGTCAAGACGGAGTATGAAGAAGTTGACGAGGATTTAACTGATGGCAACAAGAATGAAAAGGTTAAGGTAAAAGTGGGAGGTCAGGGGAAGAAGTTGAAACGGAAGCGTGGGAGGCCTCCCAAAACAGAGTTAAAAGAGAAAGATCAATTAGTTGATAAGCCACAGCGTAAGCTTGGGAGGCCTCCCAAAACAGAGTTAAAAGAGAACAATCAGTTACTTGATCAGCCACTGCGTAAGCGTGGTAGGCGTCCCAaaacagagataaaagagaagGATTGGTTAGTTGATCAGTCACCGCGGAAGCGTGGAAGACGCCCCAAGACTGACCAACAAAAACATCTCATGACTGTGGGGCATAATAGTAAAGGAAAGGCAAGCCTTCAAGAAGGTAAAGAAGTTTTAACCATAAGAGATGGTTCAAGGACAAATGCAGTTGATAATACATGTTCAAGGAGATCTTCTGGTAAAGAGTTAAAAGAGAAGGGATCTTCTCCTCTGAGGAAAAGTAAATTGCGAAAGGTTTTGAAAACCGAGGTTGATGGAATGGCCTCACCGTTGAGATCAAATACTTTGAGTACACATGCTGCTAAAAAGGGGGGAATGATTGAGAAAAAGAAGCTAGTGAGGGATCAAATAATGGAACGCCTCTCAGCTGCAGGATGGACTGTTGACCGTAGACCTAGGAATGGCAGAAATTATATTGATGCTGTGTATGTTGGTCTGGACAAAAGTACACATTGGTCAATCACCTTGGCCTACAAGAGGTTGAAAGAGCATTATGAAGCTGGGGATGGTGAAGGTAAGATGTACAAGCCAGGTTTCGAATTTATACCAATACCAGAGGAAGATTTCAATTTACTAACTAGAGTAGTAACTAAAAAGAGAGTAAGTAAAAAAGTGAAATGTGTGTCATTTGGAGGAAAGGGTGGAAAGCGAGTTGATGGAGTCaatggaaaaaagaaaaaaagaaaaccaGGTTCTGGTGCTGGCATGGGTAAGCCAGTGAAGGGGAAAATGAAAAGGAAACGATCACTTCCTGGTGAGGGCAACACAAATGTTACATTGCCTAACAGGCTGCCTGTTCTAGCCAGGGATCATAAGCGGCACAAAACACATAAGAAGACACGGTGTGCTCTGTTGGTTCGTGATGCTATGGAGGAGGTAGATTCTGAAATTAATGGATATGTTCCATACAGTGGAAAACGAACTGTACTTGCCTGGATGATTGATTTGGGCACAATCCCCCAAAATGGGAAGGTCCATTATATGCAAGACAGGTCGGAAAGTCCTTTACTGGAAGGTAAGATCACAGGAGATGGCATTCTCTGTGGCTGCTGTAATAAAATCACAACAATTTCAGACTTTGAAGCTCATGCAGGAAGCAAGCAATCTGATcctcttaaaaatatatatacggATGAAGAAACTTCGCTCCTACAATGCCTGTTAGATTCATGGAACAAACAAGACGAGTCTGAACGCAATAGTTTTCATTTTGTTGATGTTGCGGGTGAAGATCCAAATGATGATACATGTGGTGTCTGTGGAGATGGTGGAGACCTGATCTGCTGTGATAGTTGCCCATCAACATTCCATAAAAGCTGCTTGGATACAAAA AAATTCCCATCTGGTGACTGGCACTGCATTTACTGTTGTTGCAAATTTTGTGGGTTGGTTGGTGGAAGTTCAAACCAAAGTGTAGCCAATGATGATTTTACTATGCCTGCATTGCTCACATGCCATTTATGTGAGGAAAAAT TTCACATATCTTGTATTGAGGCAAATGGTGGTAAGACTGATGATATCAGGGAGGCATTATCTTGTGGAAACAAATGTCAAGAG TTATCTGAGAGACTTGAAATGCTTCTTGGGGTTAAACATGACATCGAAGATGGATTTTCTTGGTCTTTTATTCGGCGGTCAGATGCTGGGTTTGATGCTTCTCAGACAAAACCTCGGATGATAGAATGTAATTCTAAGCTGGCTGTTGCATTGTCAATAATGAACGAGTGCTTCATGCCATTTATTGATCATAGAAGCGGGACCAATCTGTTCCGCAGTATTCTATATAGTTGTGG GTCAAACTTCAAACGCCTGAACTATAGTGGGTTTATTACTGCAACTCTAGAGAGAGGTGATGAGATCATCTGTGTCGCATCTATCAG AATACATGGGAGCCAACTTGCTGAGATGCCATTTATTGGAACTCGCTATATGTATAGGCGACAAGGAATGTGCCGCCGGCTTCTAAATGCCATTGAACGG GCACTCAGTTCTTTACATGTTGAGTTATTGGTCATACCAGCTATATCAGAGCTTAGAGAAACCTGGACTTCTGTTTTTGGGTTTGAGCCACTTGATCAAATAAGCAAGCAAATAACAAAGAGCATGAATCTGCTGGTATTCCCTCACGTAGATTTGTTGCAGAAGAAGATTTCAAGGCTTAAAATTGCTAATGAAAGTTTGCTTCTTACTGGAG TTTCCGATCATAAGAAGACTCATCTGGACGAATCAGATTCATCTGGATCTGATTGTTgcaagaaaaatgaaaaagctATATCTATTGAATCTGATTGTGGTCATTTTGTGAACTCATTGAATAACGCACCTGGCATTACTAGCAACACCATACAGAATAGTAAATCTCCAACAGATGTCACATGTCAAGCTGTATGTCAGACTGTTCATGAAAATTTGGTGGTGGATAACAAAAGCACCGTAAATGCACCTGATTATGTGGATAATTCTTGTTGCCAAGAAGATAAGGAAAGGCGATGTCTCAGTATGCCTTGTATTAACACTGGAGGTTCAGAAGGAAATTATGTTGGTGCTTTGTTGGAGGTTACTGAAAATTGTTCCAACGAGGTCAAATTAACAATAGAGGTTGTTTCAAATAACAAGAGTGCTGAAAAATTTGCACCCTCTGGGGCAGAAAATATTCCTACTGACTCACAAATTGTGTTTAGGACAAGGGAATCAGAAAAATCTGCTGAAAGTAACCACAATTCACACAATGTTTCTGACAGTTGTGAACTGAGATTTAAGACTGACTTTACTCAACCAAGCTATACTGAATATGTCGATGATTGTAGCTTGCATTCTAGACCTGATGGTGATAGTGCCTCTGTCGAAGCAGGTCTCACAACCAATGTCTTGATGCCCCTTGAATCACAGAATATTACTAAAGATTTGCCTGTTAATTGTGAAAACAGTTCTAGTGTTGTTAATGCGTCAAATGCTGCTGAAGCAAAATTATGTTATTCCAAAACAACTGATCTCCAGACACACAAAAATCCTAGAGATTGCCAATCCATCCTAGTATCTTCAGGTATATGTGAGATAATTGCAGACGGTGTCAATGAGAGGAATAAGGCATCCAAGGCAGCTGATGCCGATTTTCTTCCTGCTGATTTTGAAGTAATTCCCAGTGATAAGCTTGGCTCTCATTCTAGACCTAATTGTGATAGTGCCTCTTGCGAAGCAGGTCTCACAACCAATGACTTGATGCCGGCCCTTGAATCACAGAATATTACTAAAGATTTGCCTGTTAATTGTGAAAACAATTCTAGTGGTGTTAGCACGCATAATGCTGATGAATCAGAATTATGCTATTCCAATACAACTGCTCTCCAGACAAACACAAATGCTGGAGAATGCCAATCCATAGTAGTATCTTCAGGTGTTTGTGAAAAAATTGTAGATGGTGCCAATGAGAGGAATATAGCATCCAGTGAAGCTGATGCCGATTTCCTTCCTGTTGATATTGAAGTAATTCCAGATAGTCAGCCTAGCTCTCATTCTAGACAAGATGGCGATAGTGCCTCCGGCGAAGCAGGTCTCACAACTAACGTTTTGACACACCTTGAATCACAAAATATTAGCCCAGAGTTGCCTGTTAATTGTGAAAACAATTCTAGTGTTGTTAGTGCGCCAAATGGTGATGAAGTAGAATTGTGCTATTCCAAAACCACTGATCTCCAGACAAACCAAAATCCTGGAGATTGCCAATCCATAGTTTCATCAGGTGTTTGTGAGAAAATTTCTGATGGTGTCAATAAGAGAAATATAGCATCCAGTACAGTTGAAACTGAAATTAGTTTCCAACAATGA
- the LOC101502954 gene encoding uncharacterized protein, whose translation MGRPSSTVEIPYQRHRHNDGRTPDSDVSDYRRRRSPSYDSYDRHRDHRRRRRSKSPENRSPRHDNGAPNGNTLPKKFGRRNGSYLDRDRGDWRRSESDSDEELKGLSFEEYRRLKRQKMRKSLKHCIWNVTPSPPRRENEDLEDYNKAEEISVKLEKEVKLKAKSESASEESEDSELDDARLRKKRRKSSASSSKKSLSDSDSEEKEDRKRIKSRRHSDSDSESEEEEDRKRRKNKKYSDSESDEEEDRKRRRRRRRKSSRRKRNRGRKKRRYSDSEESEESESDESDDSAKKKKRSSSSRSRSTRSRKRTKKSSEAESESSEENESGSDSDGTKNKAAIVDEVKMAEINAEALKLKELFESQKKPALDDEPQVGPMPLPKAEGHISYGGALRPGEGDAIAQYVQQGKRIPRRGEVGLSAEEISKFEELGYVMSGSRHQRMNAIRIRKENQVYSAEDKRALAMFNYEEKAKREHKVMADLQRLVQRHIGQDVGPTHDPFGAKDGADD comes from the coding sequence ATGGGAAGGCCATCCTCTACGGTCGAAATCCCTTACCAACGCCATCGACACAACGATGGCCGCACACCTGACTCCGATGTCTCCGACTATCGCCGACGCCGTAGCCCTAGCTACGACTCATACGATCGTCACAGAGACCATCGCCGCCGCCGAAGATCCAAATCGCCTGAAAACAGAAGCCCTAGACACGACAATGGAGCTCCAAACGGCAACACTCTTCCAAAGAAATTCGGCCGCCGAAATGGTTCATATCTTGATCGAGACCGTGGAGATTGGCGTCGTTCCGAGTCTGATTCTGATGAGGAGTTGAAGGGTTTGAGTTTCGAGGAATACAGAAGGCTGAAGAGGCAAAAGATGAGGAAGTCGCTTAAGCACTGTATCTGGAACGTTACACCGAGTCCTCCGAGACGCGAGAACGAAGATCTCGAAGATTATAACAAAGCTGAAGAAATTTCCGTGAAATTAGAAAAGGAGGTCAAACTGAAAGCAAAATCTGAATCCGCATCTGAAGAATCTGAGGATAGTGAATTGGACGATGCACGTTTgaggaagaagagaagaaaaagtTCCGCTAGTTCTTCTAAGAAATCGCTTAGCGACAGTGATTCGGAAGAAAAAGAGGATCGTAAGCGGATAAAGAGTAGGAGGCATAGCGATAGCGATAGCGAATCGGAAGAAGAGGAAGATCGGAAACGGAGAAAGAATAAGAAGTACAGCGACAGCGAATCcgatgaagaagaagatagGAAGAGGAGAAGGAGAAGGAGAAGGAAGAGTAGTAGAAGGAAAAGGAACAGGGGCAGGAAGAAAAGAAGGTATAGTGATTCAGAAGAGAGTGAAGAAAGTGAAAGTGATGAATCTGATGATAGTGCAAAAAAGAAGAAGCGTTCTTCTTCTTCTAGGTCTCGATCGACACGGAGCAGAAAAAGAACAAAGAAAAGTTCTGAAGCGGAAAGTGAGAGTTCGGAAGAGAATGAGTCAGGTTCTGATTCTGATGGTACTAAGAATAAAGCTGCAATTGTTGATGAAGTGAAGATGGCTGAGATTAATGCTGAGGCTCTAAAGTTAAAGGAATTGTTTGAATCACAGAAGAAACCTGCTTTGGATGACGAACCACAGGTTGGGCCAATGCCTCTGCCCAAAGCAGAAGGGCATATCAGCTATGGTGGTGCCCTTAGGCCTGGTGAAGGAGATGCTATTGCGCAATACGTTCAACAAGGGAAACGTATTCCTCGTAGAGGAGAAGTGGGTCTTTCTGCAGAAGAGATTTCAAAGTTTGAGGAGCTTGGTTATGTGATGAGTGGTAGCAGGCATCAGAGGATGAATGCAATTCGTATAAGGAAAGAAAACCAGGTTTATAGTGCCGAAGACAAGCGTGCTTTGGCTATGTTTAACTATGAAGAGAAGGCCAAAAGGGAGCATAAGGTTATGGCTGATCTGCAGCGGCTGGTGCAGCGCCACATTGGACAGGATGTTGGGCCAACTCATGATCCTTTTGGTGCAAAAGATGGTGCCGATGACTGA
- the LOC101503280 gene encoding uncharacterized protein, with protein sequence MSSSKDADPTLGFLTRKDTEVKLPRPTRVKNKTPAPIQITAEQILREARERQEAEIRPPKQKITDPTELGEYRLRKRKEFEDLIRRVRWNVSVWIKYAQWEESQKDFKRARSVWERALEVDYKNHTLWLKYAEVEMKNKFVNHARNVWDRAVTLLPRVDQLWYKYIHMEEMLGNVAGARQVFERWMKWMPDQQGWLSYIKFELRYNEIERARGIFERFVECHPRVGAWIRYAKFEMKNGEVGKSRNVYERAVERLADDEEAEMLFVAFAEFEERCKESERARCIYKFALDHIPKGRAEDLYRKFVAFEKQYGDREGIEDAIVGKRRFQYEDEVRKNPLNYDSWFDYIRLEESVGNKGRTREVYERAIANVPPAEEKRYWQRYIYLWINYALYEELDAGDMERTRDVYRECLNQIPHQKFSFAKVWLLAAQFEIRQLNLKGARLILGNAIGKAPKDKIFKKYIEIELQLGNIDRCRKLYEKYLEWSPENCYAWSKYAELERSLSETERARAIFELAIAQPALDMPELLWKAYIDFETAECEFERARVLYERLLDRTKHLKVWISYAEFEATAINKESLDLSEQEQKKQCIQRARRVFEEALNHFRSSAPDLKEERAMLLEKWLNLEASSGELGDVSLVQSKLPKKLKKRRQVTTEDGSSRIEEFIDYLFPEETQTTNLKILEAAYKWKKQKLSSGDD encoded by the exons ATGTCTTCTTCCAAAGATGCAGACCCAACACTGGGCTTTCTCACTCGAAAGGACACAGAGGTCAAACTTCCACGACCAACCAGAGTGAAAAACAAAACCCCAGCTCCCATTCAAATCACAGCCGAACAAATCCTCCGCGAAGCAAGAGAACGCCAAGAAGCAGAAATCCGTCCTCCCAAGCAAAAAATAACCGATCCAACCGAACTCGGTGAATACCGTCTCCGAAAGCGAAAGGAATTCGAAGACTTAATCCGCCGAGTTCGCTGGAACGTTAGCGTATGGATTAAATACGCACAGTGGGAAGAATCACAAAAGGATTTCAAACGTGCGCGTTCTGTTTGGGAAAGAGCTTTAGAAGTTGATTACAAGAATCACACGCTATGGCTAAAATACGCCGAGGTGGAGATGAAGAACAAATTTGTAAATCACGCCAGAAACGTTTGGGATCGTGCGGTTACGCTTTTGCCTCGTGTGGATCAGTTATGGTACAAGTACATTCACATGGAGGAGATGCTCGGCAATGTCGCCGGAGCAAGACAGGTTTTCGAGAGGTGGATGAAATGGATGCCTGATCAACAAGGTTGGCTTTCTTACATTAAATTTGAACTTAGGTACAATGAAATCGAACGAGCCAGAGGGATTTTCGAGCGGTTTGTTGAGTGTCACCCTAGGGTTGGGGCTTGGATACGTTATGCTAAATTCGAAATGAAGAATGGTGAGGTTGGTAAGTCGAGGAATGTTTATGAAAGAGCGGTGGAGAGGCTTGCAGACGATGAAGAAGCTGAGATGCTTTTCGTGGCATTTGCTGAGTTCGAGGAAAGGTGTAAGGAGTCGGAGCGGGCAAGgtgtatatataaatttgcACTTGATCATATTCCTAAGGGAAGGGCTGAAGACTTGTATCGCAAGTTTGTTGCATTCGAAAAACAGTATGGTGATAGGGAAGGTATTGAGGATGCTATTGTTGGGAAGAGAAGGTTTCAGTATGAAGATGAAGTGAGGAAGAATCCCTTGAATTATGATTCTTGGTTTGATTATATAAGATTGGAAGAAAGTGTGGGAAATAAGGGGAGAACTAGGGAGGTTTATGAGAGAGCTATTGCTAATGTTCCTCCAGCTGAGGAGAAGCGATATTGGCAGCGATATATTTATTTGTG GATTAATTATGCACTCTACGAAGAGCTTGATGCTGGAGATATGGAGCGAACAAGAGATGTGTACAG GGAGTGTCTGAACCAGATACCGCACCAAAAGTTCTCATTTGCTAAGGTATGGCTTCTAGCAGCCCAGTTTGAAATACGTCAGCTGAATCTTAAGGGTGCTCGTCTAATATTAGGAAATGCAATTGGAAAGGCTCCTAAAGATAAG ATATTTAAGAAGTATATAGAGATAGAACTGCAGCTTGGTAATATAGATCGATGCAGAAAACTGTATGAAAAGTATCTAGAGTGGTCACCTGAAAATTGCTATGCGTGGAGCAAGTATGCAGAATTGGAGAGATCTTTATCTGAGACCGAACGAGCTAGAGCAATATTTGAGCTTGCAATTGCCCAACCAGCATTGGACATGCCTGAGTTGTTGTGGAAG GCATACATTGACTTTGAAACTGCTGAGTGTGAATTTGAGAGAGCAAGAGTGCTTTATGAAAGGCTTCTTGATCGAACAAAGCACTTGAAGGTATGGATAAGTTATGCAGAGTTTGAAGCAACAGCTATTAATAAGGAGAGTTTAGACTTATCAGAACAAGAGCAAAAGAAGCAATGTATTCAGCGCGCCAGAA GGGTGTTTGAGGAAGCGTTAAACCACTTCAGATCATCAGCTCCAGATTTAAAAGAAGAAAGGGCAATGCTATTGGAGAAATGGCTCAACTTGGAGGCTTCATCTGGGGAGCTAGGCGATGTTAGCTTAGTCCAGTCTAAGCTGCCCAAGAAGCTCAAGAAGAGACGGCAAGTTACTACTGAAGATGGTTCTTCTAG AATTGAAGAATTTATTGACTATCTATTTCCTGAGGAAACTCAGACAACCAATCTCAAGATCTTGGAAGCTGCTTACAAATGGAAGAAGCAAAAACTATCTTCTGGTGATGATTAA